A genome region from Sphingobium sp. CR2-8 includes the following:
- a CDS encoding FKBP-type peptidyl-prolyl cis-trans isomerase, with amino-acid sequence MSTTAVPLRPIAKGSLTRLWIGVAAVALAAGGLAWAGQQGVAPSPAAFLSQNAHADGVVTTPSGLQYKILSEGTGASPTTADVALVGYKGALLDGTVFDENPQAPMPIDGVVPGFSEGLQKMKKGGKYRLWIPPQLGYGDADNGPIPGGSVLVFDVNLHDFKSKAELMQLQQQMQQQGGMPGAMPPGAVPQPGN; translated from the coding sequence ATGTCCACGACGGCTGTTCCCCTTCGCCCCATTGCCAAGGGGTCGCTGACGCGTCTCTGGATCGGCGTCGCCGCCGTCGCTCTGGCGGCGGGTGGTCTTGCCTGGGCGGGCCAGCAGGGTGTCGCGCCGTCGCCGGCCGCCTTCCTGTCGCAGAACGCCCATGCCGATGGCGTGGTGACGACGCCATCGGGCCTGCAATATAAGATATTGTCGGAAGGAACCGGGGCCAGCCCCACCACCGCCGACGTGGCGCTGGTCGGTTACAAGGGCGCGCTGCTCGACGGCACCGTCTTCGACGAAAACCCGCAGGCGCCGATGCCGATCGACGGCGTCGTGCCGGGCTTTTCCGAAGGCCTGCAAAAGATGAAGAAGGGCGGCAAATATCGCCTCTGGATTCCGCCGCAGCTTGGCTATGGCGACGCGGACAACGGCCCGATCCCCGGCGGTTCTGTGCTGGTCTTCGACGTCAACCTGCACGATTTCAAATCGAAGGCCGAACTGATGCAGTTGCAGCAGCAGATGCAGCAACAGGGCGGTATGCCCGGCGCTATGCCCCCGGGCGCGGTGCCGCAGCCGGGTAACTGA
- a CDS encoding AI-2E family transporter, producing MSDTYDHHVEQPGPSEVRSPLVQHELKRAGVWFALAIAVGLVALLAQPLLLVMGALVLATMMDGGTRLLGRILPIGRGWRLTIVLLAAVAFLTYTVYLTGSSLAAQAQAMRTIVEAQVMRIGGWMQQLGISATPSDLKSLASQAMSSMGRVTAAVGTVVGAVTSGVMMLVLAIFIAVEPKLYERGVAWMLPIEKRAHFYTVADKMGWTLRRLMFGRLIGMTVEGVGVWLFLWMGNVPMAGLLGILTGLFAFLPNIGSILSGVLIILVGFSGGMHTGLYAFGVYMVVQIVDGYLIVPMVAKRATDLAPALVLAAQILFGALFGIMGLFLADPIVAMIKVYLEERSKGLARRHSGIALGAPGGSGA from the coding sequence TTGAGCGACACGTACGATCATCATGTCGAGCAACCCGGTCCCAGCGAGGTCCGCAGCCCGCTGGTCCAACATGAACTGAAGCGCGCGGGCGTGTGGTTCGCGCTGGCGATCGCGGTAGGGCTTGTCGCGCTGCTCGCGCAGCCGCTGCTGCTGGTCATGGGCGCGCTGGTGCTGGCGACGATGATGGACGGGGGGACCCGCTTGCTGGGGCGCATCCTGCCGATCGGGCGCGGCTGGCGCCTGACGATCGTGCTGCTGGCCGCAGTCGCCTTCCTGACCTATACCGTCTACCTCACCGGATCGAGCCTGGCGGCGCAGGCGCAGGCGATGCGCACCATTGTCGAGGCGCAGGTGATGCGCATCGGGGGCTGGATGCAACAACTGGGCATCAGTGCCACGCCGTCCGACCTGAAAAGCCTGGCGAGCCAGGCGATGAGCAGCATGGGCCGGGTGACGGCCGCAGTCGGCACCGTGGTCGGCGCGGTGACGAGCGGCGTCATGATGCTGGTGCTGGCGATCTTCATCGCGGTCGAACCCAAACTTTACGAACGCGGCGTCGCCTGGATGCTGCCGATCGAGAAGCGGGCGCATTTCTATACCGTGGCGGACAAGATGGGATGGACGCTGCGCCGACTGATGTTCGGCCGACTGATCGGCATGACGGTGGAGGGCGTGGGCGTCTGGCTGTTCCTGTGGATGGGCAATGTGCCGATGGCGGGGTTGCTGGGCATATTGACCGGCCTGTTTGCCTTCCTGCCCAATATCGGATCGATCCTATCGGGCGTGCTGATCATCCTGGTCGGCTTTTCGGGCGGCATGCATACCGGCCTCTATGCCTTTGGCGTCTATATGGTGGTGCAGATCGTAGACGGCTATCTGATCGTGCCGATGGTGGCGAAGCGCGCCACCGACCTGGCCCCGGCGCTGGTGCTGGCGGCGCAGATCCTGTTCGGGGCGCTGTTCGGCATCATGGGGCTGTTCCTGGCCGATCCGATCGTCGCGATGATCAAGGTCTATCTGGAGGAACGGTCCAAGGGACTGGCACGCAGGCATAGCGGGATAGCGTTGGGTGCGCCGGGTGGGTCCGGCGCTTAA
- the lepB gene encoding signal peptidase I — protein MTAIDLPEGRIAPDATPAAVNWWHELKSIVLLILAVLAFHSFVAKPFYIPSESMMPVLLTGDRLVVSKFPYGWSYVSPSFHPLPFLKGRVLGRLPERGDIVIVSPQNRREDYIKRVIGLPGDIVEVRGGQVLLNGVAVKQKMLKPLRIPVDGNAPCPPMQFPGARMTGADGRDYCELPVRQEILPNGKTYVTIDMGPSALDWYGPVRVQPDHVFLMGDNRDNSADSRAPLEENGLGGPVPWEAIGGRAEFITFSLDGDATWNPLSWVHALRSGRAGNSLRPQSVAPPE, from the coding sequence GTGACGGCCATCGACCTGCCCGAAGGCCGCATCGCGCCCGATGCGACGCCCGCCGCCGTCAATTGGTGGCACGAGCTGAAAAGCATCGTGCTGCTGATCCTGGCGGTGCTGGCGTTCCACAGCTTCGTCGCCAAGCCCTTCTACATCCCCAGCGAATCGATGATGCCGGTGCTGCTGACCGGCGACCGGCTGGTGGTGAGCAAATTCCCCTATGGCTGGTCCTATGTCTCGCCCAGCTTCCACCCCCTGCCCTTTTTGAAGGGCCGGGTGCTGGGTCGCCTGCCCGAACGGGGCGATATCGTCATCGTCAGCCCACAGAACCGGCGGGAGGATTATATCAAGCGGGTGATCGGCCTGCCCGGCGACATCGTGGAGGTGCGCGGCGGCCAGGTTCTGCTGAACGGGGTGGCGGTGAAGCAGAAGATGCTCAAGCCCCTGCGCATCCCCGTCGACGGCAACGCCCCCTGCCCGCCGATGCAATTTCCCGGCGCGCGGATGACGGGCGCGGATGGCCGCGATTATTGCGAACTGCCGGTGCGGCAGGAAATCCTGCCCAACGGCAAGACCTATGTCACGATCGACATGGGGCCAAGCGCGCTCGACTGGTACGGGCCGGTGCGGGTGCAGCCCGACCATGTGTTCCTGATGGGCGACAATCGCGACAACAGCGCCGACAGCCGCGCGCCGCTGGAAGAAAACGGCCTGGGCGGCCCGGTGCCGTGGGAGGCGATCGGCGGCCGGGCGGAGTTCATCACCTTCAGCCTGGATGGGGACGCGACCTGGAATCCACTGAGCTGGGTCCATGCGCTGCGCAGCGGCCGGGCGGGGAACAGCCTGCGACCGCAGAGCGTTGCACCACCGGAATAA
- the acpS gene encoding holo-ACP synthase codes for MIIGLGSDLCNIERIQHSLDRFGARFEQRVFTDVEQAKGNRRPFTKAGTLAKRFAAKEAFSKAVGTGFKAGVFMKDIGVVNAPSGAPTLQLTGGALARLESLVPAGHKPVIHLTLTDDHPWAQAFVIIEALPL; via the coding sequence ATGATCATCGGCCTTGGCTCCGACCTCTGCAATATCGAGCGTATCCAGCACTCGCTCGACCGGTTCGGTGCGCGGTTCGAGCAACGCGTCTTCACCGATGTCGAGCAGGCCAAGGGCAACCGCCGCCCCTTCACCAAGGCGGGGACGCTGGCCAAGCGTTTCGCCGCGAAGGAAGCCTTTTCCAAGGCGGTCGGCACGGGCTTCAAGGCCGGGGTGTTCATGAAGGATATCGGCGTGGTGAACGCGCCGTCGGGCGCGCCGACGCTGCAACTGACCGGCGGCGCGCTGGCGCGGCTGGAATCGCTGGTCCCGGCGGGGCATAAGCCGGTCATTCACCTGACGCTCACCGACGATCATCCCTGGGCGCAGGCCTTCGTCATCATCGAAGCCCTGCCCCTGTGA
- a CDS encoding pyridoxine 5'-phosphate synthase, whose protein sequence is MTTPLRLGVNIDHVATIRNARGGDHPDPVKAALLAVKAGADGITAHLREDRRHIRDEDVATLMAALTVPLNLEMAATQEMLDIALRYKPHAACIVPEKREERTTEGGLDAAGQFATLKPIVAALTQAGIRVSLFIEADAAQIDAAIRLGAPVVEFHTGAYAHLSGEARAAELRRIADAAALAAKNGIEPHAGHGLTFDNVAPIAAIPQVAELNIGHFLIGEAIFGGLEGSIREMRRQMDLAR, encoded by the coding sequence ATGACCACGCCCCTGCGCCTTGGCGTCAATATCGACCATGTGGCGACGATCCGCAACGCGCGCGGGGGGGATCATCCCGATCCGGTCAAGGCCGCCTTGCTGGCGGTAAAGGCCGGGGCGGACGGCATCACCGCGCATCTGCGCGAGGACCGGCGGCATATTCGCGACGAGGATGTCGCCACGCTGATGGCAGCGCTCACCGTGCCGCTCAATCTGGAGATGGCGGCGACGCAGGAGATGCTGGACATCGCCTTGCGCTACAAGCCGCATGCCGCCTGCATCGTGCCGGAAAAGCGCGAGGAGCGCACGACCGAGGGGGGGCTGGACGCGGCGGGGCAATTTGCCACGTTGAAGCCGATCGTCGCGGCGCTGACGCAAGCAGGCATCCGCGTCAGCCTGTTCATCGAGGCCGACGCCGCACAGATCGACGCGGCGATCCGGCTGGGCGCGCCGGTGGTGGAGTTTCATACCGGCGCCTATGCGCACCTGAGCGGCGAAGCGCGCGCGGCCGAACTGCGCAGGATTGCCGACGCCGCCGCGCTGGCCGCCAAGAACGGGATCGAGCCGCATGCGGGCCATGGCCTGACCTTCGACAATGTCGCGCCGATCGCCGCCATCCCGCAGGTCGCCGAACTCAATATCGGCCATTTCCTGATCGGCGAGGCGATCTTCGGCGGGCTGGAGGGCAGTATCCGCGAAATGCGGCGGCAGATGGATCTGGCGCGGTGA
- the pyrE gene encoding orotate phosphoribosyltransferase, which produces MTDEEVLAEFRAAGALLEGHFILSSGRRSANYLQCARVLMNAERAGKLARATVQKLPREVRQEIDLVVSPAMGGLIIGHEVGRALDKDAMFLERPDGTFELRRGFAITPGQKVLMVEDVVTTGLSSRQAIEAVEAEGGIVVAEVALVDRSAGEVELGVPFYPLVSINFPVYDADAVPPELAAIPAIKPGSRKQ; this is translated from the coding sequence ATGACAGACGAGGAAGTATTGGCGGAATTCCGGGCGGCGGGGGCGCTGCTCGAAGGACATTTCATCCTGTCGTCCGGGCGCCGCAGCGCCAATTATCTGCAATGCGCCCGCGTGCTGATGAATGCCGAACGGGCGGGCAAGCTGGCCCGCGCCACGGTGCAGAAACTGCCCCGCGAAGTGCGGCAGGAGATCGATCTGGTCGTGTCGCCCGCCATGGGCGGCCTCATCATCGGGCATGAAGTCGGCCGCGCGCTGGACAAGGACGCGATGTTCCTGGAGCGGCCCGACGGCACGTTCGAACTGCGTCGCGGCTTTGCCATCACGCCGGGGCAGAAGGTGCTGATGGTCGAGGACGTCGTGACCACCGGCCTGTCGTCGCGCCAGGCGATCGAGGCGGTCGAAGCGGAAGGCGGCATCGTCGTCGCCGAAGTCGCGCTGGTCGATCGGTCGGCCGGTGAAGTGGAGCTGGGCGTCCCCTTCTACCCGCTCGTATCGATCAACTTCCCGGTCTATGACGCCGATGCGGTGCCGCCCGAACTGGCGGCGATTCCGGCGATCAAGCCGGGCAGCCGGAAGCAATAG
- the coxB gene encoding cytochrome c oxidase subunit II has translation MKKVKSLVLAGLLAFAPALGMNGQALAQDNVAAAAPAADNAAAPAELANAAAPAAEAAPVAKVAAPPRMKPTEGIGMPKPGEYTLQEQFTSTGHTARWLHDVMLVPLIFAISIFVLILMIYAMWKFRRSANPIPSKTSHNTMIEVIWTVLPVVILLVVAVPSIGLLADQYKPAPKDAVVVKVTGYQWYWGYEYPDNGIPEFVSNMLPEDKAKANGEPYLLAPDNRLVLPAGRPIKLIITGADVIHAFAVPSLWVKMDAVPGRLNEKSFTIDKPGVYYGQCSELCGARHGFMPIAIEALPPAQFDQWVLSQGGKPAGAAAAEKTADAAPAAPAADTKI, from the coding sequence ATGAAAAAGGTGAAATCGCTCGTTCTCGCCGGGTTGTTGGCCTTTGCGCCAGCGCTTGGTATGAACGGACAGGCGCTGGCGCAGGACAATGTCGCCGCCGCCGCACCCGCTGCGGACAACGCCGCCGCACCGGCCGAATTGGCCAACGCCGCCGCGCCAGCCGCAGAGGCTGCGCCCGTGGCGAAGGTCGCCGCGCCGCCGCGCATGAAGCCGACCGAAGGCATCGGCATGCCAAAGCCGGGCGAATATACCCTGCAGGAACAATTCACCTCGACCGGCCATACCGCGCGCTGGCTGCACGACGTGATGCTGGTGCCGCTGATCTTCGCGATCTCCATCTTCGTGCTGATCCTCATGATCTACGCGATGTGGAAATTCCGCCGTAGCGCCAACCCGATCCCGTCGAAGACGTCGCACAACACGATGATCGAAGTGATCTGGACCGTGTTGCCTGTCGTGATCCTGCTGGTCGTCGCGGTGCCCTCGATCGGGCTTCTGGCGGACCAGTATAAGCCCGCGCCCAAGGATGCCGTGGTCGTCAAGGTGACCGGCTATCAATGGTATTGGGGCTATGAATATCCCGACAACGGCATCCCCGAATTCGTGTCGAACATGCTGCCCGAAGACAAGGCGAAGGCCAATGGCGAGCCCTATCTGCTCGCGCCCGACAATCGCCTGGTCCTGCCCGCCGGTCGCCCGATCAAGCTGATCATCACCGGCGCCGACGTGATCCACGCCTTCGCCGTGCCCTCGCTCTGGGTGAAGATGGACGCGGTCCCGGGCCGCCTGAATGAAAAGAGCTTCACGATCGACAAGCCGGGCGTCTATTACGGCCAATGTTCGGAACTGTGCGGCGCGCGCCACGGCTTCATGCCGATCGCGATCGAAGCACTGCCCCCGGCGCAGTTCGACCAGTGGGTGCTGTCGCAGGGCGGCAAGCCAGCAGGCGCAGCGGCAGCGGAGAAGACGGCCGACGCCGCGCCCGCAGCCCCCGCCGCCGATACAAAAATCTGA
- the ctaD gene encoding cytochrome c oxidase subunit I translates to MTTITADHHGDVPAHGAHDHDHHDADHKPAFFQRWFMSTNHKDIGTLYLIFAIVAGIIGGGISGLMRAELAHPGIQYLHTWAMFMDGPEATLDQAYHLWNVLITAHGLIMVFFMVMPAMIGGFGNWFVPIMIGAPDMAFPRMNNVSFWLLIPAFALLLGSTFVPGGTGNGAGTGWTVYAPLSTSGSAGPAVDMAILSLHIAGASSILGAINFITTILNMRAPGMTLHKMPLFVWSVLVTAFLLLLALPVLAAAITMLLTDRNFGTTFYDAAGGGDPELYQHLFWFFGHPEVYIMILPGFGIVSQIISTFSRKPVFGYLGMAYAMVAIGVVGFVVWAHHMFTTGMSVNVKMYFTAATMVIAVPTGIKIFSWIATIWGGSISFKTPMVWALGFIFLFTVGGVTGVVLANGGVDDVLHDTYYVVAHFHYVLSLGAVFGLFAGFYYWFPKMSGKMYNEFLGHLHFWVFFAGVNLLFFPMHFLGLSGMPRRYPDYPAAFEKWNTLASHGYEIMAVGMLIFFVNLIWSLAAGKKAVGNPWGEGATTLEWTLSSPPPYHQFETLPVIDDNGHH, encoded by the coding sequence ATGACAACCATCACCGCAGATCATCACGGCGACGTGCCGGCCCATGGGGCCCACGACCACGATCATCATGACGCCGATCATAAGCCGGCTTTCTTCCAGCGCTGGTTCATGTCCACGAACCACAAGGACATCGGCACCCTCTACCTGATCTTCGCGATCGTCGCGGGCATCATCGGTGGTGGCATTTCGGGCCTGATGCGCGCCGAACTGGCGCATCCGGGCATCCAGTATCTGCATACCTGGGCCATGTTCATGGACGGCCCGGAAGCGACGCTGGACCAGGCCTATCATCTGTGGAACGTGCTCATCACCGCCCACGGTCTCATCATGGTCTTCTTCATGGTGATGCCCGCCATGATCGGTGGTTTCGGCAACTGGTTCGTGCCGATCATGATCGGCGCGCCGGACATGGCCTTCCCGCGGATGAACAATGTCAGCTTCTGGCTGCTCATCCCCGCTTTCGCCCTGCTCCTGGGTTCGACCTTCGTCCCCGGCGGCACCGGCAACGGCGCGGGCACCGGCTGGACGGTCTATGCCCCGCTCTCGACCAGCGGGTCTGCCGGTCCCGCCGTCGACATGGCGATCCTGTCGCTCCATATCGCGGGCGCGTCCTCCATTCTGGGCGCGATCAACTTCATCACCACCATCCTCAACATGCGCGCGCCGGGCATGACCCTGCACAAGATGCCGCTGTTCGTCTGGTCGGTGCTGGTCACCGCCTTCCTGCTGCTGCTCGCGCTGCCCGTGCTGGCCGCCGCGATCACCATGTTGCTGACCGATCGTAACTTCGGCACCACCTTCTACGACGCGGCCGGTGGCGGCGATCCCGAACTCTACCAGCATCTCTTCTGGTTCTTCGGCCATCCCGAAGTCTACATCATGATCCTGCCGGGCTTCGGCATCGTCAGCCAGATCATCTCGACCTTCAGCCGCAAGCCCGTCTTCGGCTATCTCGGCATGGCCTATGCCATGGTCGCGATCGGTGTCGTCGGTTTCGTCGTCTGGGCGCACCATATGTTCACCACCGGCATGTCGGTGAATGTGAAGATGTATTTCACCGCCGCGACGATGGTCATCGCCGTGCCCACGGGCATCAAGATCTTCTCGTGGATCGCGACTATCTGGGGTGGCTCGATCAGCTTCAAGACCCCGATGGTCTGGGCGCTGGGCTTCATCTTCCTCTTCACCGTGGGCGGCGTCACCGGCGTCGTGCTGGCCAATGGCGGCGTGGACGACGTGCTGCACGACACCTATTATGTCGTCGCGCATTTCCACTACGTCCTGTCGCTGGGTGCGGTGTTCGGCCTGTTCGCAGGCTTCTACTACTGGTTCCCGAAAATGTCGGGCAAGATGTATAACGAGTTCCTCGGCCACCTGCACTTCTGGGTGTTCTTCGCGGGCGTGAACCTCCTGTTCTTCCCGATGCACTTCCTGGGCCTGTCGGGCATGCCGCGTCGTTATCCCGACTATCCCGCCGCCTTCGAAAAGTGGAACACGCTCGCCAGCCATGGCTATGAAATCATGGCCGTCGGCATGCTGATCTTCTTCGTTAATCTGATCTGGTCGCTCGCGGCCGGCAAGAAGGCGGTCGGCAATCCCTGGGGCGAAGGCGCGACGACGCTGGAATGGACCCTGTCCAGCCCGCCGCCCTACCACCAGTTCGAAACCCTGCCGGTGATCGACGACAATGGCCATCATTGA
- a CDS encoding heme o synthase has translation MTSVTFDQALLPAHWRDFVALTKPRVMTLVVFTGLCGLLAAPGHIHPILAFTAILCIAIGAGAAAALNQWYEADIDAKMKRTANRPLPAGRMDRQSALHFGVGLSFFSVILIGMATNWLAAAVLAVSILFYVFIYTIWLKPRTAQNIVIGGAAGAFPPVIGWAAVTGDISALPVALFMLIFFWTPPHFWALALFVKTDYAAAGIPMLPVVSGEVVTRRQIWAYTAIMAVAALAPVLLQLTGIVYGVAALLGTALFVVFAFQVYRRRESDQSRMAPERRLFKYSILYLFLLFGAVVVDRWLLA, from the coding sequence ATGACAAGCGTGACCTTCGACCAAGCTCTTCTGCCCGCCCATTGGCGCGATTTCGTCGCACTGACCAAGCCGCGCGTGATGACGCTGGTCGTGTTCACCGGCCTGTGCGGCCTGCTCGCGGCGCCGGGCCATATCCACCCGATCCTGGCCTTCACCGCCATATTGTGCATCGCCATCGGCGCGGGCGCCGCCGCGGCGCTCAACCAATGGTATGAGGCGGATATCGACGCCAAGATGAAGCGCACCGCCAACCGCCCGCTGCCCGCAGGCCGGATGGACCGGCAATCGGCGCTGCATTTCGGCGTCGGCCTCTCCTTCTTCTCGGTCATCCTGATCGGCATGGCGACCAACTGGCTCGCCGCCGCCGTCCTGGCGGTCTCGATCCTCTTCTATGTGTTCATCTACACCATCTGGCTGAAGCCCCGGACGGCGCAGAATATCGTCATCGGCGGCGCGGCGGGTGCCTTCCCGCCGGTCATCGGCTGGGCCGCCGTCACGGGCGACATCAGCGCGCTGCCCGTCGCTTTGTTCATGCTGATCTTCTTCTGGACGCCGCCCCATTTCTGGGCGCTCGCCCTGTTCGTGAAGACCGATTATGCGGCGGCCGGCATCCCCATGCTGCCCGTCGTGTCCGGCGAAGTCGTGACCCGTCGCCAGATCTGGGCCTATACCGCGATCATGGCGGTCGCCGCCCTGGCGCCCGTGCTGCTGCAACTGACCGGCATCGTCTATGGCGTCGCCGCGCTGCTGGGCACCGCCCTGTTCGTGGTCTTCGCCTTCCAGGTCTATCGCCGCCGCGAAAGCGACCAGAGTCGCATGGCCCCGGAACGACGCTTGTTCAAATATTCGATCCTCTATCTCTTCCTGCTGTTCGGGGCGGTGGTCGTCGACCGCTGGCTGCTGGCATGA
- a CDS encoding cytochrome c oxidase assembly protein, whose amino-acid sequence MATLPPSPFDRDRRNRRTLVAMATVGLAMLGLGFASVPLYRIFCEQTGFGGTTKRAAADVQVQAAVGHTMSIRFDSNVQPGMPWQFYPEHRTDTVTIGRKDMAIFIAKNMSDKPVTGTASFNVTPTQAGAYFTKIQCFCFTQQTLQPGEEVRMPVLYFVDPKILQDSDNKDTQQITLSYTFYPVEQDRKPS is encoded by the coding sequence ATGGCGACCCTCCCGCCGTCCCCCTTCGATCGCGACCGCCGCAACCGGCGGACGCTGGTCGCGATGGCGACGGTGGGCCTGGCGATGCTGGGCCTGGGCTTCGCCTCGGTCCCGCTTTACCGCATCTTCTGCGAACAGACCGGTTTTGGCGGCACCACCAAGCGGGCCGCCGCCGATGTGCAGGTGCAGGCGGCAGTTGGCCACACCATGTCGATCCGCTTCGATTCGAACGTGCAACCGGGCATGCCCTGGCAATTCTACCCCGAACATCGGACGGATACCGTCACCATCGGGCGCAAGGACATGGCGATCTTCATCGCGAAGAACATGTCGGACAAGCCCGTGACCGGCACCGCCAGCTTCAACGTCACGCCGACGCAGGCCGGGGCCTATTTCACCAAGATCCAGTGTTTCTGCTTCACCCAGCAGACGCTCCAGCCCGGCGAGGAAGTCCGCATGCCGGTGCTCTATTTTGTCGATCCGAAGATTTTGCAGGACAGCGACAACAAGGATACGCAGCAAATTACCTTGAGCTATACCTTCTACCCTGTTGAGCAGGACCGGAAGCCAAGCTAA
- a CDS encoding cytochrome c oxidase subunit 3, whose translation MAGAKNHDYHILPPSIWPLFGSMSALVMAFGAIMWLHPDAMPAGGGWVFMLGVAGVLFTFYSWWANVITEAHAGDHTPVVQLHLRYGMILFIASEVMFFVGWFWAFFDFSLFPSALAPIEGLFPSKGIEVMNAFELPLLNTLILLCSGTTVTWAHHALIHGDRDGLKKGLWCTILLGLLFSSIQAYEYAHAPFPFGGSPYSSGFYMATGFHGFHVIVGTIFLIVNLVRVYKGHFTPRQHFGFEAAAWYWHFVDVVWLFLFVAIYVWGGWGAPVHGG comes from the coding sequence ATGGCAGGCGCCAAGAACCACGATTATCATATCCTTCCGCCCAGCATCTGGCCGCTCTTCGGCTCCATGTCGGCGCTGGTCATGGCATTTGGCGCGATCATGTGGCTGCACCCCGACGCGATGCCTGCGGGCGGCGGCTGGGTGTTCATGCTGGGCGTGGCCGGCGTGCTGTTCACCTTCTACAGCTGGTGGGCCAATGTCATCACCGAAGCGCATGCCGGCGACCATACGCCGGTGGTGCAACTGCACCTGCGCTACGGCATGATCCTGTTCATCGCGTCCGAAGTCATGTTTTTCGTCGGCTGGTTCTGGGCCTTTTTCGACTTCTCGCTCTTCCCCAGCGCGCTCGCGCCGATCGAAGGGCTGTTCCCGTCCAAGGGCATAGAGGTCATGAACGCGTTCGAGCTGCCTTTGCTCAACACGCTGATCCTGCTCTGCTCGGGCACCACCGTCACCTGGGCGCACCATGCGCTTATCCATGGCGACCGCGACGGCCTGAAAAAGGGCCTGTGGTGCACGATCCTGCTCGGCCTGCTCTTCTCCTCGATCCAGGCCTATGAATATGCCCATGCGCCCTTCCCGTTCGGCGGGTCGCCCTATAGCTCGGGCTTCTACATGGCGACCGGCTTCCACGGTTTCCACGTCATCGTCGGCACGATCTTCCTGATCGTCAATCTGGTGCGCGTTTATAAGGGCCACTTCACCCCGCGCCAGCATTTCGGTTTCGAAGCCGCCGCCTGGTACTGGCATTTCGTCGACGTGGTGTGGCTGTTCCTCTTCGTCGCCATCTATGTCTGGGGCGGCTGGGGCGCACCGGTCCACGGCGGCTGA